The Dyadobacter subterraneus genome window below encodes:
- a CDS encoding MbcA/ParS/Xre antitoxin family protein, translating to MEKYSIMTANELADILGLKLENIVLYWPDKILQLKNILIHALDTFNGNKTVVRYWLSTSIAELNDQTPLQIMASTYDFSLIDNVLGRLDYGLPA from the coding sequence ATGGAAAAATATAGTATTATGACGGCTAATGAATTAGCCGATATTTTGGGTTTAAAGCTTGAAAATATAGTGTTATATTGGCCAGATAAAATTTTACAATTGAAAAATATTCTAATTCATGCTTTGGATACTTTCAATGGCAATAAAACAGTTGTTAGATATTGGTTAAGCACATCAATAGCTGAACTTAATGATCAGACACCTTTACAAATTATGGCTTCAACTTATGATTTTTCTTTGATAGATAATGTTCTTGGTCGGCTTGATTACGGCCTTCCCGCATAA